In Carassius gibelio isolate Cgi1373 ecotype wild population from Czech Republic chromosome B2, carGib1.2-hapl.c, whole genome shotgun sequence, a single genomic region encodes these proteins:
- the epb41l3b gene encoding band 4.1-like protein 3b isoform X5 has protein sequence MRRSLRARSRQCRRCGVAERGAQSPGHAEVRSADQQQHEDDYVSQKSLSSRGRTPRLKVMECKVRLLDGSDYTCTVEKRAKGQVLFDKVCDHLNLLEKDYFGITYRDDENQKSWLDVSKEMKKQISTDPWNCAFSVKFYPPDPSQLSEDITRYFLCLQLRDDVVSGRLPCSFSTHAVLGSYTAQSELGDCDSELQGSSYISDMCLAPNQTKELEEKVLELHRGHKGMTPAEADMMFLENAKKLSMYGVDLHHAKDSEGVEIMLGVCSSGLLVYRDKLRINRFAWPKIIKISYKRNNFYIRVRPGELEQFESTIGFKLFSHKAAKRLWKVCVEHHTFFRLVSPEAPPKRFLMLGSKFRYSGRTQAETRRASSQIARAAPQFQRRHTVTASMDSMTVTHDNGKNATPAVAIDDLITLETPEKKEEEMNSVEEENKTSADESEQAPPPSVTKMSEEDKAEPEGVPVKPDRSSDAVEQTEEVLQDVSVVHTETKTITYESSEVDADGDSDAGVLMSAQTITSENDSSSTTTHITKTVKDGVSETRIEKRIVITGDADVDHEQE, from the exons ATGCGCCGCTCGCTGCGCGCGCGCTCCCGCCAGTGCCGTCGGTGTGGTGTCGCTGAGAGAGGAGCGCAGAGTCCG GGTCACGCAGAGGTCAGATCGGCGGATCAGCAGCAGCACGAGGACGACTACGTTTCCCAGAAGTCTTTGAGCAGCAGAGGCAGGACTCCGAGACTGAAGGTCATGGAGTGTAAGGTCAGACTGCTGGACGGCTCAGACTACACCTGCACCGTGGAG aaaagAGCGAAAGGTCAGGTTCTGTTCGATAAGGTTTGTGATCACCTGAATCTCCTGGAGAAGGACTATTTCGGCATCACGTACCGGGACGATGAAAACCAGAAG AGCTGGCTGGACGTTTCTAAAGAGATGAAGAAGCAGATCAGCA CTGATCCCTGGAACTGTGCCTTCAGCGTGAAGTTTTATCCTCCCGATCCATCGCAGCTCTCCGAGGACATcaccag gtattTCCTGTGTCTGCAGCTGAGAGATGACGTGGTTTCTGGCCGTTTGCCGTGTTCTTTCTCCACACACGCAGTGTTGGGCTCCTACACGGCTCAGTCGGAGCTGGGAGACTGTGACTCGGAGCTGCAGGGCTCCAGTTACATCTCTGACATGTGTCTGGCCCCGAATCAGACCAAAGAGCTGGAGGAGAAAGTGCTGGAGCTCCACCGCGGACACAA aggAATGACTCCTGCTGAAGCTGACATGATGTTCCTGGAAAACGCAAAGAAACTCTCCATGTACGGAGTCGACCTGCATCAtgccaag GATTCAGAGGGTGTGGAGATCATGCTGGGAGTTTGTTCCAGCGGCCTCCTCGTCTACAGAGATAAACTGCGCATCAATCGCTTCGCCTGGCCCAAAATAATCAAGATCTCCTACAAGAGGAACAACTTCTACATCAGAGTGCGTCCAGGAGAG CTGGAACAGTTCGAGAGCACCATCGGATTCAAGCTCTTCAGTCACAAAGCAGCAAAGAGACTCTGGAAAGTGTGTGTGGAGCATCACACCTTCTTCAG GCTGGTTTCTCCTGAAGCTCCGCCCAAGCGCTTCCTGATGTTGGGCTCAAAGTTCCGCTACAGCGGCCGAACACAAGCAGAGACGCGCCGCGCTAGCTCTCAGATCGCTCGGGCCGCTCCACAGTTCCAGCGACGACACACGGTCACCGCTAGCATGGACAGCA TGACGGTCACCCATGACAACGGGAAGAACGCCACACCTGCTGTTGCTATAGATGACCTCATCACCTTGGAAACGCCagagaagaaggaagaggagaTGAACTCAGTGGAGGAGGAGAATAAAACCAGTGCTGACGAATCAGAACAGGCCCCGCCCCCCTCCGTCACCAAG ATGTCAGAGGAGGATAAAGCTGAACCTGAAGGTGTTCCAGTGAAGCCGGATCGTTCGTCTGATGCTGTGGAG CAGACGGAGGAAGTGCTTCAAGATGTTTCTGTGGTTCACACCGAGACCAAGACCATCACATACGAGTCTTCAGAG gtggatGCGGACGGTGACTCAGATGCAGGCGTCCTCATGAGCGCTCAGACCATCACATCAGAGAACGACAGCAGCAGCACCACCACACACATCAccaag acgGTGAAGGACGGTGTTTCAGAGACTCGCATCGAGAAGAGGATCGTCATCACAGGAGACGCAGACGTGGACCACGAGCAG GAATGA
- the epb41l3b gene encoding band 4.1-like protein 3b isoform X7 — translation MECKVRLLDGSDYTCTVEKRAKGQVLFDKVCDHLNLLEKDYFGITYRDDENQKSWLDVSKEMKKQISTDPWNCAFSVKFYPPDPSQLSEDITRYFLCLQLRDDVVSGRLPCSFSTHAVLGSYTAQSELGDCDSELQGSSYISDMCLAPNQTKELEEKVLELHRGHKGMTPAEADMMFLENAKKLSMYGVDLHHAKDSEGVEIMLGVCSSGLLVYRDKLRINRFAWPKIIKISYKRNNFYIRVRPGELEQFESTIGFKLFSHKAAKRLWKVCVEHHTFFRLVSPEAPPKRFLMLGSKFRYSGRTQAETRRASSQIARAAPQFQRRHTVTASMDSMTVTHDNGKNATPAVAIDDLITLETPEKKEEEMNSVEEENKTSADESEQAPPPSVTKMSEEDKAEPEGVPVKPDRSSDAVEQTEEVLQDVSVVHTETKTITYESSEVDADGDSDAGVLMSAQTITSENDSSSTTTHITKTVKDGVSETRIEKRIVITGDADVDHEQE, via the exons ATGGAGTGTAAGGTCAGACTGCTGGACGGCTCAGACTACACCTGCACCGTGGAG aaaagAGCGAAAGGTCAGGTTCTGTTCGATAAGGTTTGTGATCACCTGAATCTCCTGGAGAAGGACTATTTCGGCATCACGTACCGGGACGATGAAAACCAGAAG AGCTGGCTGGACGTTTCTAAAGAGATGAAGAAGCAGATCAGCA CTGATCCCTGGAACTGTGCCTTCAGCGTGAAGTTTTATCCTCCCGATCCATCGCAGCTCTCCGAGGACATcaccag gtattTCCTGTGTCTGCAGCTGAGAGATGACGTGGTTTCTGGCCGTTTGCCGTGTTCTTTCTCCACACACGCAGTGTTGGGCTCCTACACGGCTCAGTCGGAGCTGGGAGACTGTGACTCGGAGCTGCAGGGCTCCAGTTACATCTCTGACATGTGTCTGGCCCCGAATCAGACCAAAGAGCTGGAGGAGAAAGTGCTGGAGCTCCACCGCGGACACAA aggAATGACTCCTGCTGAAGCTGACATGATGTTCCTGGAAAACGCAAAGAAACTCTCCATGTACGGAGTCGACCTGCATCAtgccaag GATTCAGAGGGTGTGGAGATCATGCTGGGAGTTTGTTCCAGCGGCCTCCTCGTCTACAGAGATAAACTGCGCATCAATCGCTTCGCCTGGCCCAAAATAATCAAGATCTCCTACAAGAGGAACAACTTCTACATCAGAGTGCGTCCAGGAGAG CTGGAACAGTTCGAGAGCACCATCGGATTCAAGCTCTTCAGTCACAAAGCAGCAAAGAGACTCTGGAAAGTGTGTGTGGAGCATCACACCTTCTTCAG GCTGGTTTCTCCTGAAGCTCCGCCCAAGCGCTTCCTGATGTTGGGCTCAAAGTTCCGCTACAGCGGCCGAACACAAGCAGAGACGCGCCGCGCTAGCTCTCAGATCGCTCGGGCCGCTCCACAGTTCCAGCGACGACACACGGTCACCGCTAGCATGGACAGCA TGACGGTCACCCATGACAACGGGAAGAACGCCACACCTGCTGTTGCTATAGATGACCTCATCACCTTGGAAACGCCagagaagaaggaagaggagaTGAACTCAGTGGAGGAGGAGAATAAAACCAGTGCTGACGAATCAGAACAGGCCCCGCCCCCCTCCGTCACCAAG ATGTCAGAGGAGGATAAAGCTGAACCTGAAGGTGTTCCAGTGAAGCCGGATCGTTCGTCTGATGCTGTGGAG CAGACGGAGGAAGTGCTTCAAGATGTTTCTGTGGTTCACACCGAGACCAAGACCATCACATACGAGTCTTCAGAG gtggatGCGGACGGTGACTCAGATGCAGGCGTCCTCATGAGCGCTCAGACCATCACATCAGAGAACGACAGCAGCAGCACCACCACACACATCAccaag acgGTGAAGGACGGTGTTTCAGAGACTCGCATCGAGAAGAGGATCGTCATCACAGGAGACGCAGACGTGGACCACGAGCAG GAATGA
- the epb41l3b gene encoding band 4.1-like protein 3b isoform X2 — protein MRRSLRARSRQCRRCGVAERGAQSPGHAEVRSADQQQHEDDYVSQKSLSSRGRTPRLKVMECKVRLLDGSDYTCTVEKRAKGQVLFDKVCDHLNLLEKDYFGITYRDDENQKSWLDVSKEMKKQISTDPWNCAFSVKFYPPDPSQLSEDITRYFLCLQLRDDVVSGRLPCSFSTHAVLGSYTAQSELGDCDSELQGSSYISDMCLAPNQTKELEEKVLELHRGHKGMTPAEADMMFLENAKKLSMYGVDLHHAKDSEGVEIMLGVCSSGLLVYRDKLRINRFAWPKIIKISYKRNNFYIRVRPGELEQFESTIGFKLFSHKAAKRLWKVCVEHHTFFRLVSPEAPPKRFLMLGSKFRYSGRTQAETRRASSQIARAAPQFQRRHTVTASMDSMTVTHDNGKNATPAVAIDDLITLETPEKKEEEMNSVEEENKTSADESEQAPPPSVTKMSEEDKAEPEGVPVKPDRSSDAVETEEVLQDVSVVHTETKTITYESSEVDADGDSDAGVLMSAQTITSENDSSSTTTHITKTVKDGVSETRIEKRIVITGDADVDHEQALAQAIKEVKEQHPDMSVTRVVVHTESEISAADGDV, from the exons ATGCGCCGCTCGCTGCGCGCGCGCTCCCGCCAGTGCCGTCGGTGTGGTGTCGCTGAGAGAGGAGCGCAGAGTCCG GGTCACGCAGAGGTCAGATCGGCGGATCAGCAGCAGCACGAGGACGACTACGTTTCCCAGAAGTCTTTGAGCAGCAGAGGCAGGACTCCGAGACTGAAGGTCATGGAGTGTAAGGTCAGACTGCTGGACGGCTCAGACTACACCTGCACCGTGGAG aaaagAGCGAAAGGTCAGGTTCTGTTCGATAAGGTTTGTGATCACCTGAATCTCCTGGAGAAGGACTATTTCGGCATCACGTACCGGGACGATGAAAACCAGAAG AGCTGGCTGGACGTTTCTAAAGAGATGAAGAAGCAGATCAGCA CTGATCCCTGGAACTGTGCCTTCAGCGTGAAGTTTTATCCTCCCGATCCATCGCAGCTCTCCGAGGACATcaccag gtattTCCTGTGTCTGCAGCTGAGAGATGACGTGGTTTCTGGCCGTTTGCCGTGTTCTTTCTCCACACACGCAGTGTTGGGCTCCTACACGGCTCAGTCGGAGCTGGGAGACTGTGACTCGGAGCTGCAGGGCTCCAGTTACATCTCTGACATGTGTCTGGCCCCGAATCAGACCAAAGAGCTGGAGGAGAAAGTGCTGGAGCTCCACCGCGGACACAA aggAATGACTCCTGCTGAAGCTGACATGATGTTCCTGGAAAACGCAAAGAAACTCTCCATGTACGGAGTCGACCTGCATCAtgccaag GATTCAGAGGGTGTGGAGATCATGCTGGGAGTTTGTTCCAGCGGCCTCCTCGTCTACAGAGATAAACTGCGCATCAATCGCTTCGCCTGGCCCAAAATAATCAAGATCTCCTACAAGAGGAACAACTTCTACATCAGAGTGCGTCCAGGAGAG CTGGAACAGTTCGAGAGCACCATCGGATTCAAGCTCTTCAGTCACAAAGCAGCAAAGAGACTCTGGAAAGTGTGTGTGGAGCATCACACCTTCTTCAG GCTGGTTTCTCCTGAAGCTCCGCCCAAGCGCTTCCTGATGTTGGGCTCAAAGTTCCGCTACAGCGGCCGAACACAAGCAGAGACGCGCCGCGCTAGCTCTCAGATCGCTCGGGCCGCTCCACAGTTCCAGCGACGACACACGGTCACCGCTAGCATGGACAGCA TGACGGTCACCCATGACAACGGGAAGAACGCCACACCTGCTGTTGCTATAGATGACCTCATCACCTTGGAAACGCCagagaagaaggaagaggagaTGAACTCAGTGGAGGAGGAGAATAAAACCAGTGCTGACGAATCAGAACAGGCCCCGCCCCCCTCCGTCACCAAG ATGTCAGAGGAGGATAAAGCTGAACCTGAAGGTGTTCCAGTGAAGCCGGATCGTTCGTCTGATGCTGTGGAG ACGGAGGAAGTGCTTCAAGATGTTTCTGTGGTTCACACCGAGACCAAGACCATCACATACGAGTCTTCAGAG gtggatGCGGACGGTGACTCAGATGCAGGCGTCCTCATGAGCGCTCAGACCATCACATCAGAGAACGACAGCAGCAGCACCACCACACACATCAccaag acgGTGAAGGACGGTGTTTCAGAGACTCGCATCGAGAAGAGGATCGTCATCACAGGAGACGCAGACGTGGACCACGAGCAG GCTCTGGCTCAGGCCATTAAAGAGGTCAAAGAGCAGCACCCAGACATGTCGGTCACTAGAGTAGTGGTTCATACAGAGAGCGAGATCTCAGCGGCTGACGGTGACGTGTGA
- the epb41l3b gene encoding band 4.1-like protein 3b isoform X1 produces MRRSLRARSRQCRRCGVAERGAQSPGHAEVRSADQQQHEDDYVSQKSLSSRGRTPRLKVMECKVRLLDGSDYTCTVEKRAKGQVLFDKVCDHLNLLEKDYFGITYRDDENQKSWLDVSKEMKKQISTDPWNCAFSVKFYPPDPSQLSEDITRYFLCLQLRDDVVSGRLPCSFSTHAVLGSYTAQSELGDCDSELQGSSYISDMCLAPNQTKELEEKVLELHRGHKGMTPAEADMMFLENAKKLSMYGVDLHHAKDSEGVEIMLGVCSSGLLVYRDKLRINRFAWPKIIKISYKRNNFYIRVRPGELEQFESTIGFKLFSHKAAKRLWKVCVEHHTFFRLVSPEAPPKRFLMLGSKFRYSGRTQAETRRASSQIARAAPQFQRRHTVTASMDSMTVTHDNGKNATPAVAIDDLITLETPEKKEEEMNSVEEENKTSADESEQAPPPSVTKMSEEDKAEPEGVPVKPDRSSDAVEQTEEVLQDVSVVHTETKTITYESSEVDADGDSDAGVLMSAQTITSENDSSSTTTHITKTVKDGVSETRIEKRIVITGDADVDHEQALAQAIKEVKEQHPDMSVTRVVVHTESEISAADGDV; encoded by the exons ATGCGCCGCTCGCTGCGCGCGCGCTCCCGCCAGTGCCGTCGGTGTGGTGTCGCTGAGAGAGGAGCGCAGAGTCCG GGTCACGCAGAGGTCAGATCGGCGGATCAGCAGCAGCACGAGGACGACTACGTTTCCCAGAAGTCTTTGAGCAGCAGAGGCAGGACTCCGAGACTGAAGGTCATGGAGTGTAAGGTCAGACTGCTGGACGGCTCAGACTACACCTGCACCGTGGAG aaaagAGCGAAAGGTCAGGTTCTGTTCGATAAGGTTTGTGATCACCTGAATCTCCTGGAGAAGGACTATTTCGGCATCACGTACCGGGACGATGAAAACCAGAAG AGCTGGCTGGACGTTTCTAAAGAGATGAAGAAGCAGATCAGCA CTGATCCCTGGAACTGTGCCTTCAGCGTGAAGTTTTATCCTCCCGATCCATCGCAGCTCTCCGAGGACATcaccag gtattTCCTGTGTCTGCAGCTGAGAGATGACGTGGTTTCTGGCCGTTTGCCGTGTTCTTTCTCCACACACGCAGTGTTGGGCTCCTACACGGCTCAGTCGGAGCTGGGAGACTGTGACTCGGAGCTGCAGGGCTCCAGTTACATCTCTGACATGTGTCTGGCCCCGAATCAGACCAAAGAGCTGGAGGAGAAAGTGCTGGAGCTCCACCGCGGACACAA aggAATGACTCCTGCTGAAGCTGACATGATGTTCCTGGAAAACGCAAAGAAACTCTCCATGTACGGAGTCGACCTGCATCAtgccaag GATTCAGAGGGTGTGGAGATCATGCTGGGAGTTTGTTCCAGCGGCCTCCTCGTCTACAGAGATAAACTGCGCATCAATCGCTTCGCCTGGCCCAAAATAATCAAGATCTCCTACAAGAGGAACAACTTCTACATCAGAGTGCGTCCAGGAGAG CTGGAACAGTTCGAGAGCACCATCGGATTCAAGCTCTTCAGTCACAAAGCAGCAAAGAGACTCTGGAAAGTGTGTGTGGAGCATCACACCTTCTTCAG GCTGGTTTCTCCTGAAGCTCCGCCCAAGCGCTTCCTGATGTTGGGCTCAAAGTTCCGCTACAGCGGCCGAACACAAGCAGAGACGCGCCGCGCTAGCTCTCAGATCGCTCGGGCCGCTCCACAGTTCCAGCGACGACACACGGTCACCGCTAGCATGGACAGCA TGACGGTCACCCATGACAACGGGAAGAACGCCACACCTGCTGTTGCTATAGATGACCTCATCACCTTGGAAACGCCagagaagaaggaagaggagaTGAACTCAGTGGAGGAGGAGAATAAAACCAGTGCTGACGAATCAGAACAGGCCCCGCCCCCCTCCGTCACCAAG ATGTCAGAGGAGGATAAAGCTGAACCTGAAGGTGTTCCAGTGAAGCCGGATCGTTCGTCTGATGCTGTGGAG CAGACGGAGGAAGTGCTTCAAGATGTTTCTGTGGTTCACACCGAGACCAAGACCATCACATACGAGTCTTCAGAG gtggatGCGGACGGTGACTCAGATGCAGGCGTCCTCATGAGCGCTCAGACCATCACATCAGAGAACGACAGCAGCAGCACCACCACACACATCAccaag acgGTGAAGGACGGTGTTTCAGAGACTCGCATCGAGAAGAGGATCGTCATCACAGGAGACGCAGACGTGGACCACGAGCAG GCTCTGGCTCAGGCCATTAAAGAGGTCAAAGAGCAGCACCCAGACATGTCGGTCACTAGAGTAGTGGTTCATACAGAGAGCGAGATCTCAGCGGCTGACGGTGACGTGTGA
- the epb41l3b gene encoding band 4.1-like protein 3b isoform X6 has translation MECKVRLLDGSDYTCTVEKRAKGQVLFDKVCDHLNLLEKDYFGITYRDDENQKSWLDVSKEMKKQISTDPWNCAFSVKFYPPDPSQLSEDITRYFLCLQLRDDVVSGRLPCSFSTHAVLGSYTAQSELGDCDSELQGSSYISDMCLAPNQTKELEEKVLELHRGHKGMTPAEADMMFLENAKKLSMYGVDLHHAKDSEGVEIMLGVCSSGLLVYRDKLRINRFAWPKIIKISYKRNNFYIRVRPGELEQFESTIGFKLFSHKAAKRLWKVCVEHHTFFRLVSPEAPPKRFLMLGSKFRYSGRTQAETRRASSQIARAAPQFQRRHTVTASMDSMTVTHDNGKNATPAVAIDDLITLETPEKKEEEMNSVEEENKTSADESEQAPPPSVTKMSEEDKAEPEGVPVKPDRSSDAVEQTEEVLQDVSVVHTETKTITYESSEVDADGDSDAGVLMSAQTITSENDSSSTTTHITKTVKDGVSETRIEKRIVITGDADVDHEQALAQAIKEVKEQHPDMSVTRVVVHTESEISAADGDV, from the exons ATGGAGTGTAAGGTCAGACTGCTGGACGGCTCAGACTACACCTGCACCGTGGAG aaaagAGCGAAAGGTCAGGTTCTGTTCGATAAGGTTTGTGATCACCTGAATCTCCTGGAGAAGGACTATTTCGGCATCACGTACCGGGACGATGAAAACCAGAAG AGCTGGCTGGACGTTTCTAAAGAGATGAAGAAGCAGATCAGCA CTGATCCCTGGAACTGTGCCTTCAGCGTGAAGTTTTATCCTCCCGATCCATCGCAGCTCTCCGAGGACATcaccag gtattTCCTGTGTCTGCAGCTGAGAGATGACGTGGTTTCTGGCCGTTTGCCGTGTTCTTTCTCCACACACGCAGTGTTGGGCTCCTACACGGCTCAGTCGGAGCTGGGAGACTGTGACTCGGAGCTGCAGGGCTCCAGTTACATCTCTGACATGTGTCTGGCCCCGAATCAGACCAAAGAGCTGGAGGAGAAAGTGCTGGAGCTCCACCGCGGACACAA aggAATGACTCCTGCTGAAGCTGACATGATGTTCCTGGAAAACGCAAAGAAACTCTCCATGTACGGAGTCGACCTGCATCAtgccaag GATTCAGAGGGTGTGGAGATCATGCTGGGAGTTTGTTCCAGCGGCCTCCTCGTCTACAGAGATAAACTGCGCATCAATCGCTTCGCCTGGCCCAAAATAATCAAGATCTCCTACAAGAGGAACAACTTCTACATCAGAGTGCGTCCAGGAGAG CTGGAACAGTTCGAGAGCACCATCGGATTCAAGCTCTTCAGTCACAAAGCAGCAAAGAGACTCTGGAAAGTGTGTGTGGAGCATCACACCTTCTTCAG GCTGGTTTCTCCTGAAGCTCCGCCCAAGCGCTTCCTGATGTTGGGCTCAAAGTTCCGCTACAGCGGCCGAACACAAGCAGAGACGCGCCGCGCTAGCTCTCAGATCGCTCGGGCCGCTCCACAGTTCCAGCGACGACACACGGTCACCGCTAGCATGGACAGCA TGACGGTCACCCATGACAACGGGAAGAACGCCACACCTGCTGTTGCTATAGATGACCTCATCACCTTGGAAACGCCagagaagaaggaagaggagaTGAACTCAGTGGAGGAGGAGAATAAAACCAGTGCTGACGAATCAGAACAGGCCCCGCCCCCCTCCGTCACCAAG ATGTCAGAGGAGGATAAAGCTGAACCTGAAGGTGTTCCAGTGAAGCCGGATCGTTCGTCTGATGCTGTGGAG CAGACGGAGGAAGTGCTTCAAGATGTTTCTGTGGTTCACACCGAGACCAAGACCATCACATACGAGTCTTCAGAG gtggatGCGGACGGTGACTCAGATGCAGGCGTCCTCATGAGCGCTCAGACCATCACATCAGAGAACGACAGCAGCAGCACCACCACACACATCAccaag acgGTGAAGGACGGTGTTTCAGAGACTCGCATCGAGAAGAGGATCGTCATCACAGGAGACGCAGACGTGGACCACGAGCAG GCTCTGGCTCAGGCCATTAAAGAGGTCAAAGAGCAGCACCCAGACATGTCGGTCACTAGAGTAGTGGTTCATACAGAGAGCGAGATCTCAGCGGCTGACGGTGACGTGTGA
- the epb41l3b gene encoding band 4.1-like protein 3b isoform X4, with product MRRSLRARSRQCRRCGVAERGAQSPGHAEVRSADQQQHEDDYVSQKSLSSRGRTPRLKVMECKVRLLDGSDYTCTVEKRAKGQVLFDKVCDHLNLLEKDYFGITYRDDENQKSWLDVSKEMKKQISTDPWNCAFSVKFYPPDPSQLSEDITRYFLCLQLRDDVVSGRLPCSFSTHAVLGSYTAQSELGDCDSELQGSSYISDMCLAPNQTKELEEKVLELHRGHKGMTPAEADMMFLENAKKLSMYGVDLHHAKDSEGVEIMLGVCSSGLLVYRDKLRINRFAWPKIIKISYKRNNFYIRVRPGELEQFESTIGFKLFSHKAAKRLWKVCVEHHTFFRLVSPEAPPKRFLMLGSKFRYSGRTQAETRRASSQIARAAPQFQRRHTVTASMDSMTVTHDNGKNATPAVAIDDLITLETPEKKEEEMNSVEEENKTSADESEQAPPPSVTKMSEEDKAEPEGVPVKPDRSSDAVEVDADGDSDAGVLMSAQTITSENDSSSTTTHITKTVKDGVSETRIEKRIVITGDADVDHEQALAQAIKEVKEQHPDMSVTRVVVHTESEISAADGDV from the exons ATGCGCCGCTCGCTGCGCGCGCGCTCCCGCCAGTGCCGTCGGTGTGGTGTCGCTGAGAGAGGAGCGCAGAGTCCG GGTCACGCAGAGGTCAGATCGGCGGATCAGCAGCAGCACGAGGACGACTACGTTTCCCAGAAGTCTTTGAGCAGCAGAGGCAGGACTCCGAGACTGAAGGTCATGGAGTGTAAGGTCAGACTGCTGGACGGCTCAGACTACACCTGCACCGTGGAG aaaagAGCGAAAGGTCAGGTTCTGTTCGATAAGGTTTGTGATCACCTGAATCTCCTGGAGAAGGACTATTTCGGCATCACGTACCGGGACGATGAAAACCAGAAG AGCTGGCTGGACGTTTCTAAAGAGATGAAGAAGCAGATCAGCA CTGATCCCTGGAACTGTGCCTTCAGCGTGAAGTTTTATCCTCCCGATCCATCGCAGCTCTCCGAGGACATcaccag gtattTCCTGTGTCTGCAGCTGAGAGATGACGTGGTTTCTGGCCGTTTGCCGTGTTCTTTCTCCACACACGCAGTGTTGGGCTCCTACACGGCTCAGTCGGAGCTGGGAGACTGTGACTCGGAGCTGCAGGGCTCCAGTTACATCTCTGACATGTGTCTGGCCCCGAATCAGACCAAAGAGCTGGAGGAGAAAGTGCTGGAGCTCCACCGCGGACACAA aggAATGACTCCTGCTGAAGCTGACATGATGTTCCTGGAAAACGCAAAGAAACTCTCCATGTACGGAGTCGACCTGCATCAtgccaag GATTCAGAGGGTGTGGAGATCATGCTGGGAGTTTGTTCCAGCGGCCTCCTCGTCTACAGAGATAAACTGCGCATCAATCGCTTCGCCTGGCCCAAAATAATCAAGATCTCCTACAAGAGGAACAACTTCTACATCAGAGTGCGTCCAGGAGAG CTGGAACAGTTCGAGAGCACCATCGGATTCAAGCTCTTCAGTCACAAAGCAGCAAAGAGACTCTGGAAAGTGTGTGTGGAGCATCACACCTTCTTCAG GCTGGTTTCTCCTGAAGCTCCGCCCAAGCGCTTCCTGATGTTGGGCTCAAAGTTCCGCTACAGCGGCCGAACACAAGCAGAGACGCGCCGCGCTAGCTCTCAGATCGCTCGGGCCGCTCCACAGTTCCAGCGACGACACACGGTCACCGCTAGCATGGACAGCA TGACGGTCACCCATGACAACGGGAAGAACGCCACACCTGCTGTTGCTATAGATGACCTCATCACCTTGGAAACGCCagagaagaaggaagaggagaTGAACTCAGTGGAGGAGGAGAATAAAACCAGTGCTGACGAATCAGAACAGGCCCCGCCCCCCTCCGTCACCAAG ATGTCAGAGGAGGATAAAGCTGAACCTGAAGGTGTTCCAGTGAAGCCGGATCGTTCGTCTGATGCTGTGGAG gtggatGCGGACGGTGACTCAGATGCAGGCGTCCTCATGAGCGCTCAGACCATCACATCAGAGAACGACAGCAGCAGCACCACCACACACATCAccaag acgGTGAAGGACGGTGTTTCAGAGACTCGCATCGAGAAGAGGATCGTCATCACAGGAGACGCAGACGTGGACCACGAGCAG GCTCTGGCTCAGGCCATTAAAGAGGTCAAAGAGCAGCACCCAGACATGTCGGTCACTAGAGTAGTGGTTCATACAGAGAGCGAGATCTCAGCGGCTGACGGTGACGTGTGA